The following is a genomic window from Methanolinea sp..
TGTCAGCATTGGGTCAATTCTTCAGGAAATGACAGGTAATCTCGCCCCCCCATAATTAACCGGACGATGAGACCTCCTCATCACGTTCTTGCTCGCGCCTGACCCTTATCATTCCAGAACATTCCCCCGTGCCCGGGGATGATGAAATCAGCAATCTCCCGAATTTTTTTCACGCTGGCCAAAGCCTCCTCTTCTGAATAGAAATCCGGATTATAGTGCCATATGGTTCCGCTTGTGTAGCAGGATGGCGATACCACGGCATCACCTGCAACGACCACGTTCACGCTCCCAATGCCCATGATTCTTCCTCCCCCGATCGTTCGACAGGTGTATCGGAGGTTTTCGGTCTTCACAAGGAGGGATGCATGGTCAACGGTATGGCCCGGCGTGGGAATGACCACCACCCCTGCAGCAATCTTTTGCCCAGGGCCTATGCCCCTGCAATCAAGGTGGTGCCGTTCAACTGCATCCTTCAGCATGATAACCTCGGAATCATCGAAGATACGCTGGTTCATGAAGTGATCCGCATGCCAGTGTGTGATGAAGAGGATATCGATATCCTTTGAAGCAAGTCCCGCTTCTTTCAGGGCATGGATGAGCCTTTTCTGGTTTGACCTGATATTGTCAGCGCTCATATCCGATTCCTTGTCAAACCCGGTATCGACCAGGATCGTTGCATCGGACCTGAGGAATGTCACAGTCGATCCACCCCCGATCCCGCAGAGATACTTCATCGCAAAGATGGGCGAACTCGCCGGTTCGAACCAGTCGAGCGCGAGGGTTCCCGGCTTGATAATCTTTATTTCAGCGACGACCATCGTGCACCAAAGGAAAGGAGAGAGAGGATCATTTCAGCCGGTTTCAGCCGGAATACACGTGGTATTCCCTTCGGCCGACAGGGAGGGAGGGACATGATTTCCCTTTGACATGCTCCTCCAATATGCCCCATCTTTTTCCCGCATGTTCCCTTTTACCAGGTATGACCTCGTTGCTCCTGCCCGGAAAATTCCAAAAAAAGCAGGTGGATGTCCAACTGCTCTGGTATCATCGCGCTTCCCCTTCGAGAATCATAATCATTTCAGGCACGATTGGATCTGGTGTTCCCGATGCATTCCACAGGAGTACGTGGACTATCGCACCATATATCCGTTGTGCGGAGACTGGAATTTCTCCTCCCCGTGCCTCAGGTTCAGAGAGTGGGTATATCGGTAACCTGCTGGACAAGATTGCCGATAGTGCGCACCAGGTGGAGATCCCGCGAGGGATGTTATACTCAAGATACAGTATTTCTGGCAGGAAATATACCCCACCACCCGGACGGGAGAAAATTTGCGACGATCACCGATTCCTCAACCGCGCGATTGGTGTCTTTCCTCACCGCGATAAACGTGACCTCCGGTGAGACGATGCCATGTGGGACTCGGGATGTGGACAGTCAGGAGATGCAATCTTGGGCATGTTTATGCATGCATTCATTAATTTAAAATCTCTTTTTCCGTTCGCAAATCAGGCTTCGATTTGCGGGGAAATCAAAATAATGGAAGAATAGAAATCTTATCGCATCCCCTTTAAGATTTCGGGAATACGGTTCGAATTCCGGCGCAATCCCCTTTTTTTATCCTGCATCCCTCTCCGACTCCCAAAGTTCCACGTGGAGCCGCGCCATCTCCCTGAGCTGTTCTGCAAGTGCAACGATCTCGGTCCCCTGCGCACTGTGAAACCTCCTGTTGAGGATGTCGATTGCCTTCGACGTGATGCGGAGGATTGCCTCCCGGTCGTGGATCGTCTCCGTGTCCATACAGTGCCCATGGACACTGCGCGTGAAGAATATTGCCCTCCCGCGCGGTGGAGTTCCCGGGGATGGCGATGCCTGACGGGAAACCGGCCCTCCCCTGCCCCTCACGCGATGCTCGTGTACCTCGAGAGGAGGATCTTCTTGGGCTCGAGGTATACCTCGACGGTGACCGTGTCACCGGGATGGAACGTCCCGTCGGTGAAATCCACGACGATCTTCTCGTGCGGGTTCCATTTCTCGTCGCGGCACCCGAGTCCCTCGATCTTCTGGACGCCGAAGTGGTGCGTCTTTATGAACTGGTAGCCGTTGAGGGTCGAGATCACGCAGGGGAGCCTTGTACCGTTCCGGTAGAACGTCGCGCTGAGGTTCCCGTTCGGATAGGACTGCGTCCCGTTGTGGTAGAGGACCACCCTCGAATCATAATTGAGGATACCCCTCTCGTTCGCGTGGAGCACGGAGCGGATCTCGATGAAAGAGGGGGGCTTCACCGGGTCAGGGAACTCGAACTGGAGGCTTGGAACGAGGAGGAGGACGAGGAGGGCAAGGAGAATGGTAATCGCGACGAGGAGAATGGTCGCAAGCGGGTGGGAGCCACCCCTCTCGGGATCCTTTCCCGGCGTCAAGCATGTGGAATTTCTTGTAAATTTTAGATAAGAATAGCGATTTTATCTCAGCCGTTGGTGCGTTTCCCCTGCCCGGGCCGGGTTCCCGCGTTGAAACCCGACGGGAAGAAACGGCAGTGGTAAACCCTCGTTTCAGGGTCAAGGCCTTTCCGGGCTTGCACGTCCCGGGGTGCGATGGTTCGTCCGCGCGAGGAAAAAAAGGTCAGGGGATCTCTTCTCCCGTGCGGATCCTGAAAGAGCTCGCGACCGGCAGAACGAATATCCTCCCGTCACCGACCTTCCCGGTACGGGCGGCGTTCGATACGATTGCGACCGTCTCCCTGACCTTGTCGTCGGGAACGACGATGTCGACCTTTGTCTTCGGGATGAGGTCCACGTTCATCGTCCTCCCCCGGTACTGGAGCTGGATCCCCTTCTGGTCTCCGCGGCCTTGGACCTCGGTGACCGTCATCCCGAATATCCCTGCCTCCTCGAGCGCCTTCTTGACAGATTCGAGCCTTTCAGGACGGATAATTGCACTCACCATCATCATCTGGAATCACCCCTTCACACCCTCTCCCCGTGCTGGGAGATGTCGAGCCCCACGTACTCCTCCTCCTCCGAGACGCGCAGTCCTACGGTCCTGTCGATGACGAGCGCGAGGATGTACGTGACGACGAACGCGTACACGAGGGCAGAGAGGGCACCGACGGCGTTCGCGACGAACTGCTGGACATTCCCCTCTATGAGACCCGAGTACCCGTTGACCGCGGCCGCGGCAAATATGCCCGTCGCGATTGCACCCCAGAGGCCACCCATGCCGTGGATCGACCACGCGTCGAGGCTCTCGTCGAGGCCCTTCCTGATCCGCCAGAGCATGCACGCGTAGCACAGGACCCCTGCGACCAGCCCGATCACCAACGACGCGGGAACAGTGACGTACCCCGCGGCGGGAGTGATTGCGACGAGCCCCGCGATCGCCCCGCTCACCATCCCGAGCGAGCTCGGTTTCCCGTGGACCCAGCTCGCGAAGAGCCACGCGAGTGCACCGGCGGCAGCCGAGGTGTTCGTCACGATGAAGGCCGAGGCAGCAAGCCCGTTCGCAGCGAGGGCGGACCCCGCGTTGAAGCCGAACCACCCGAACCAGAGGAGCCCGGCGCCAAGGAGCGTCATCGGGATGTTACAGGGTTCCATCGTGTACTCGCCGAATCCGATGCGTTTGCCGATGACGAGTGCGATGGCGAGCGCTGCAAAACCTGAACTGATGTGGACGACCGTCCCCCCGGCAAAGTCGAGCGACCCGAATACCATCGCCCACCCCCCACCCCATGCCCAGTGGGCGAGGGGATCGTAGACGAGCGTCGTCCAGAGCAGTGCGAAGAGGACGAATGCGGATAACCGGACCCTCTCCGCGAACCCTGACGTCACGATTGCCATCGTCACCGTTGCGAAGACCAGCTGGAACGCGACAAAGAGGAGGGGCGGGTACGGTGCATCGCCTGATTCGACCCCAATGCCCGAGAGGCCGATGTGGTCCAGGCTCCCGATGATGCCCCCCACGTCGTCCCCGAACGCGAGCGTATACCCTATGATGATCCACTGGATACTCACGAGTGCAAAGACAACGAAGGAAAGGGCTATCATCGATATGAGGTTCTTCTTCCTCACGAGCCCGCCGTAGAAGAAACCGACAGCCGGCGTCATCAGCATGACGAGGGCAGTCGATACAAGGAGCCATGCAGTCGTTCCTGAATCAAGTGCCATTTTCTCTACTCCAATCCCTATCGGAGTCAAACGGCAGTCGAGGAGCGTGCGCGATCCCGCGACCCGCGCTTGACATAAGAAGCTCTGTTCCACTCCTAATAAATTTTGTTATAGGGAGGGCGAATAGAGGGAGTGAGCTCTTTCCGGGAAAGGGCAAATGGTGCGGGACGCGCGCACGGGCATGGTGGGACGGGGATCGGTGAACCATACTCCCCGCGAGGGGAGGGGGGACATTTCGAACCCCTGCGCGCGTGGACGGGAGTGGATAAGGTGACACTGGACTTGCCTTGAGGTGTCACCGGCAATGAATAGCTAACGCGTGACGACGGAGGGCGGAGAGAAGGCGGTTATCGTGGATTTCCGCGCGCACCAAAAAAGCAGGAAAGGAGGCGCGGGACAGGCATGTCCCGGGCCTTGGCTTTTCCCATGCGATTTTCCCTAGTAGATGGCGAGGTACCTCTCGTGCTCCCAGGGATGGACGGTGAGGCGGTAGAGGTCGGTCTCGAGCTGTGCGATGTTGTTCAGACCCTCCATGATGTGCGGCCCCATCGCTTCAGAGATGACAGGGTCCTTGTTGAGCTCGATGTTTGCCTCCATCAGGCTGCCGGGGAGCATCTCGATTCCCCTCTTCTTCCTCTCTGCCTCGGAGAGGTGGTAGATGTTGACGTCGGTGCTCTCCGGTGGCATGATCTTCTTCTTAATCCCGTCGAGGGCCGCCGCGAGCATTGCGGCGAAACAGAGGTACGGGTTGCACATCGGGTCGGGGCTCCGGAACTCCGCACGGGTGCTGTTGCCCCTCGCCGCGGGGACCCTCACGAGTGCGGACCTGTTCGTCGCGCTCCACGTGATGTACACGGGCGCCTCGTATCCGGGGACGAGCCTCTTGTACGAGTTGATGGTCGGGTTTGCGACCCTCGTGATCGCCTTTGCGTGGGCGAGAAGTCCCCCTATGTAGTACAGCGCGATGTCCGAGAGCCCGTCCTTTGCATTCGGATCATAGAATGCGTTCTTCCCGTCCCGTGAGAGAGAACCGTGCGTGTGCATCCCGCTCCCGTTGATCCCCGCGATCGGCTTTGCCATGAAGGTAGCGTGGAGGTTCCTCTGGAGGGCGATCGATTTCGTGGCGAACTTGAATGTGATCACCTTGTCAGCCGTGTCCAGTGCATTGCTGTACTTGAAGTCGATCTCGTGCTGGCTCTCCGCGACCTCGTGGTGGGACGCCTCGATCTCGAAGCCCATCTGGGTGAGTGCGAGGACGATGTCCCTCCTCACGTCCTCGGCGGCGTCCGTGGGTG
Proteins encoded in this region:
- a CDS encoding P-II family nitrogen regulator, with amino-acid sequence MMMVSAIIRPERLESVKKALEEAGIFGMTVTEVQGRGDQKGIQLQYRGRTMNVDLIPKTKVDIVVPDDKVRETVAIVSNAARTGKVGDGRIFVLPVASSFRIRTGEEIP
- the glnA gene encoding type I glutamate--ammonia ligase, producing the protein MSRDTVSQMLERIERDNVKFIRLQFTDIQGMPKNVAIPVQQAEKALTEGIWFDGSSIEGFARIEESDMLLKPDPATYSILPWRPAETRVARFICDVYTYGNKPFEGDPRYILKTQIEEAKKMGFVFNTGPELEFFLFKMVDGRPSTTYQDFGGYFDLAPTDAAEDVRRDIVLALTQMGFEIEASHHEVAESQHEIDFKYSNALDTADKVITFKFATKSIALQRNLHATFMAKPIAGINGSGMHTHGSLSRDGKNAFYDPNAKDGLSDIALYYIGGLLAHAKAITRVANPTINSYKRLVPGYEAPVYITWSATNRSALVRVPAARGNSTRAEFRSPDPMCNPYLCFAAMLAAALDGIKKKIMPPESTDVNIYHLSEAERKKRGIEMLPGSLMEANIELNKDPVISEAMGPHIMEGLNNIAQLETDLYRLTVHPWEHERYLAIY
- a CDS encoding ammonium transporter; its protein translation is MALDSGTTAWLLVSTALVMLMTPAVGFFYGGLVRKKNLISMIALSFVVFALVSIQWIIIGYTLAFGDDVGGIIGSLDHIGLSGIGVESGDAPYPPLLFVAFQLVFATVTMAIVTSGFAERVRLSAFVLFALLWTTLVYDPLAHWAWGGGWAMVFGSLDFAGGTVVHISSGFAALAIALVIGKRIGFGEYTMEPCNIPMTLLGAGLLWFGWFGFNAGSALAANGLAASAFIVTNTSAAAGALAWLFASWVHGKPSSLGMVSGAIAGLVAITPAAGYVTVPASLVIGLVAGVLCYACMLWRIRKGLDESLDAWSIHGMGGLWGAIATGIFAAAAVNGYSGLIEGNVQQFVANAVGALSALVYAFVVTYILALVIDRTVGLRVSEEEEYVGLDISQHGERV
- a CDS encoding MBL fold metallo-hydrolase; this translates as MVVAEIKIIKPGTLALDWFEPASSPIFAMKYLCGIGGGSTVTFLRSDATILVDTGFDKESDMSADNIRSNQKRLIHALKEAGLASKDIDILFITHWHADHFMNQRIFDDSEVIMLKDAVERHHLDCRGIGPGQKIAAGVVVIPTPGHTVDHASLLVKTENLRYTCRTIGGGRIMGIGSVNVVVAGDAVVSPSCYTSGTIWHYNPDFYSEEEALASVKKIREIADFIIPGHGGMFWNDKGQARART
- a CDS encoding type IV pilin; this encodes MTPGKDPERGGSHPLATILLVAITILLALLVLLLVPSLQFEFPDPVKPPSFIEIRSVLHANERGILNYDSRVVLYHNGTQSYPNGNLSATFYRNGTRLPCVISTLNGYQFIKTHHFGVQKIEGLGCRDEKWNPHEKIVVDFTDGTFHPGDTVTVEVYLEPKKILLSRYTSIA